In Desulfomonilia bacterium, one genomic interval encodes:
- a CDS encoding class I SAM-dependent methyltransferase — MGRLRNLIIKDEVCPWWLIRTFDNPLRRLLQKPDEILKGLVKEGDTAVDIGCGIGYFTIPLARMVGKSGKVIAVDLQEKMLKGMEKRAIKNSLKDRIISHKCTPDSLDVKEPADFILAFYMVHEVPDQERLFGEIKQMLKPAGHILVVEPGMHVKADAFEKTVKTAQSCGLNLVALPRFSFSRAAVFANQGN, encoded by the coding sequence ATGGGAAGGTTGAGAAATCTTATCATAAAAGATGAAGTATGTCCCTGGTGGCTTATTCGGACCTTTGATAATCCGCTAAGGAGACTCCTTCAAAAGCCTGATGAGATACTGAAAGGCCTTGTGAAAGAAGGTGATACGGCCGTGGATATCGGTTGCGGAATAGGCTATTTCACTATCCCGCTTGCCAGGATGGTCGGCAAATCAGGAAAGGTGATTGCAGTTGATCTGCAGGAAAAGATGCTTAAAGGTATGGAAAAACGCGCCATTAAAAACAGTCTGAAAGACAGAATAATTTCACATAAATGCACACCAGATTCCCTTGATGTAAAAGAGCCTGCGGATTTTATCCTGGCCTTTTACATGGTTCATGAAGTTCCCGACCAGGAGCGCCTCTTCGGTGAGATAAAGCAAATGCTCAAACCGGCAGGACATATACTTGTAGTCGAACCGGGCATGCATGTGAAGGCTGACGCCTTTGAAAAGACTGTAAAAACCGCCCAGTCATGCGGGTTGAACCTTGTAGCGCTGCCCCGCTTCAGCTTCAGCCGGGCCGCTGTTTTTGCAAATCAGGGCAATTGA
- a CDS encoding MFS transporter, producing the protein MDFPFAYKSSGNGYVYIIKTIILIADKKYMFWKIVLTAITGSFLFSLDGSIVNIALPSIADSYNATVSDIAFIPTAYMITVSSTLLLVSMFFTRFGIKKVLTAGYLLFFLSTILCSFAPDLRIMIILRIFQGLGGSVLLNGAFTLIPRYIDKNKMGLGLGFVSSSLAVGIAAGYPLGGYITDHLGWRYIFIFVTGLTLIPFTYILRSLPDDEPADRNAGFDIRGVMLFFIAFSLFTYFLQYVEYSGLKNIKVTLSLFGFFIVSAIFLYVEKRNSNPVVDISLFKSRDYGFAMCARLFVGMLQYGNLFMMPFFLGIIKKMSPSESGLLIATYSIFYILIAPVSGLFTDRFSPQRISLLSIIVLMFASLLFPLIMGIKGPALIVAYMIIISIGFSFFYPANNKFCITAVPANRQSMSVGIFLTIWVIGMSLGVSFFEMVFSMSLLGHDEGLSALKELVVKIPEGMLFDAFRNVYTAGFIIILSALVFLMISLGRQPLEKERSL; encoded by the coding sequence TTGGATTTTCCGTTTGCTTATAAAAGCAGCGGAAACGGATATGTATATATAATTAAGACAATAATTCTTATTGCCGATAAAAAATATATGTTCTGGAAAATAGTTTTAACTGCAATCACAGGTTCGTTCCTGTTCAGCCTGGACGGCAGCATCGTAAATATTGCATTGCCGTCGATTGCTGACAGCTATAACGCGACAGTCAGCGATATCGCATTCATTCCAACGGCATACATGATAACAGTTTCATCGACACTGCTTCTCGTTTCAATGTTTTTTACCCGTTTCGGTATAAAGAAGGTCCTGACCGCAGGCTATCTGCTGTTTTTCTTGAGCACCATCTTATGCTCATTCGCACCCGATCTGAGAATAATGATCATCCTCAGGATCTTTCAGGGACTGGGGGGAAGCGTACTTTTGAACGGCGCCTTCACGCTGATACCCAGGTACATCGATAAAAACAAGATGGGACTCGGCCTCGGTTTCGTCTCTTCATCGCTGGCAGTGGGAATTGCAGCCGGTTACCCACTGGGAGGATACATTACCGATCATTTAGGATGGCGCTATATTTTCATTTTTGTAACAGGCCTTACATTGATACCTTTTACCTATATTTTAAGATCCCTTCCGGATGACGAGCCTGCCGACAGGAATGCCGGTTTCGACATCAGAGGTGTCATGCTGTTTTTCATTGCATTTTCGCTCTTTACCTATTTCCTGCAATATGTCGAATACAGCGGGCTTAAGAACATCAAGGTCACTCTGAGCCTCTTCGGTTTTTTTATTGTTTCGGCAATATTCCTTTACGTTGAAAAAAGAAACAGCAATCCTGTTGTCGACATATCTCTCTTCAAATCCAGAGATTACGGGTTCGCAATGTGCGCCCGGCTTTTTGTAGGAATGCTGCAGTACGGAAACCTTTTCATGATGCCTTTTTTCCTCGGTATCATCAAGAAGATGAGCCCTTCGGAGTCGGGACTTCTGATAGCCACATATTCGATTTTCTATATCCTGATAGCGCCGGTGTCCGGTTTGTTTACTGACCGGTTTTCCCCGCAGAGGATAAGCCTTTTATCCATTATTGTCCTCATGTTCGCCTCGCTGCTGTTCCCTTTGATCATGGGGATCAAAGGCCCGGCACTGATAGTTGCCTATATGATAATTATCTCTATCGGGTTCTCGTTCTTCTATCCGGCGAACAACAAATTCTGTATAACGGCCGTGCCAGCAAACAGGCAGAGCATGTCGGTCGGGATTTTCCTTACAATATGGGTCATCGGCATGTCGCTGGGAGTATCCTTTTTTGAAATGGTTTTTTCAATGTCACTCTTGGGACACGATGAGGGTTTATCAGCGCTGAAAGAGCTTGTCGTCAAAATCCCAGAAGGCATGCTGTTTGACGCATTCAGGAATGTATACACAGCCGGTTTTATTATCATTCTGTCAGCCCTGGTTTTTCTTATGATATCGTTAGGGAGGCAACCCCTCGAAAAAGAAAGGTCTTTATAA
- a CDS encoding MFS transporter produces MNSDPNSIDDLRKKHVWIVVSVLFAAFMSKLDVYIVNISLPSIALYFNTTPSVVARTVLAYLIVGTSTLLFFGKLGDRFGQKRVFIAGYAVFTVGSLMCGISPSMNILVISRLFQGLGAAMLISAAYAIIPRHLPGEINGWAFGILSLGAALGIAVGAPVGGFINRFMTWHWVFLINVPVGIVAIIMSWKMIPPEKTQKMKISISEFDIPGTLLSLSGLSLLLYAINTGHSAGWTSARVLLPIMFSVILIAIFCIWEMKSVSPILDFTIFKDKRFVYATLSGFFGLAVLGGSSFIMPFYLELGKKLDSMTTGIILMSFSIGYVVVAPIAGRLADRIQPSLLSAAGMTSLVFAAFFFSQTLSIEGLAFPIIYLIWLSVSFAVFFSPNNSFVMSIPSDDKKGMASGCYNATGAFGTAMGVAVFETVFSFGASRNGTVSAIISKTPAATAYGCKLAFIAGMMLAIVAAIFSALNIRYPHRHEGVQMKKHFLNLHH; encoded by the coding sequence GTGAACAGTGACCCCAATTCAATTGATGACCTCAGGAAGAAGCATGTCTGGATTGTCGTAAGCGTCCTGTTCGCAGCCTTCATGTCGAAGCTCGATGTTTACATTGTGAACATTTCGCTGCCGTCCATCGCGCTTTATTTCAACACTACCCCGTCGGTCGTCGCCAGAACCGTCCTGGCGTATTTGATCGTCGGCACCAGCACGCTGCTCTTCTTCGGAAAACTTGGCGACAGGTTCGGGCAGAAAAGGGTATTCATTGCAGGCTATGCAGTCTTTACTGTCGGCTCGCTCATGTGCGGGATATCGCCCTCCATGAATATTCTCGTTATATCCAGACTCTTTCAAGGCCTGGGCGCTGCCATGCTGATATCAGCAGCATACGCGATAATTCCCAGGCACCTTCCCGGGGAAATCAACGGCTGGGCGTTTGGCATACTCTCGCTCGGGGCGGCGCTCGGCATTGCGGTCGGCGCACCTGTGGGCGGCTTCATAAACAGGTTCATGACCTGGCACTGGGTATTCCTTATAAATGTGCCTGTAGGAATAGTTGCAATAATCATGTCGTGGAAAATGATTCCGCCGGAGAAGACCCAGAAGATGAAAATAAGCATCAGTGAGTTCGACATCCCGGGAACACTGCTAAGCCTCTCAGGCTTGTCGCTGCTTCTTTATGCAATTAACACGGGCCACAGCGCAGGATGGACTTCAGCCCGGGTGCTGCTGCCCATAATGTTTTCGGTTATTCTGATCGCTATTTTCTGCATATGGGAGATGAAGAGCGTCTCGCCCATCCTGGATTTCACGATATTCAAGGATAAGCGCTTTGTATATGCAACTCTCTCCGGATTCTTCGGGCTCGCGGTGCTTGGGGGAAGCTCATTCATAATGCCCTTCTACCTCGAACTAGGCAAGAAGCTTGATTCCATGACAACCGGGATTATTCTGATGTCGTTTTCAATCGGATATGTTGTTGTCGCACCAATCGCCGGAAGGCTTGCCGACAGGATTCAGCCCTCGCTGCTCAGTGCGGCGGGAATGACGTCTCTGGTATTCGCGGCCTTCTTCTTCTCTCAGACGCTTTCGATCGAGGGGCTCGCATTTCCAATCATTTATCTTATCTGGCTGAGCGTTTCCTTCGCCGTATTTTTCTCGCCGAACAACAGCTTTGTCATGTCCATTCCATCCGATGACAAAAAGGGGATGGCCTCGGGCTGCTATAATGCGACAGGCGCTTTCGGCACTGCAATGGGTGTTGCCGTTTTCGAAACCGTGTTTTCATTCGGCGCTTCCCGTAACGGAACCGTATCAGCCATTATCTCTAAAACCCCTGCGGCCACTGCGTACGGCTGCAAACTCGCCTTCATAGCCGGTATGATGCTTGCTATTGTCGCGGCAATCTTTTCAGCTCTCAACATCAGATATCCGCATCGTCATGAGGGGGTGCAGATGAAAAAACATTTCCTCAATCTGCACCACTGA
- a CDS encoding transcription termination/antitermination NusG family protein codes for MKEWYVVNTNPREEVVAIAKLRQGGFEVYQPLMQKYVFHARKKTLKKVPLFPNYIFVNSEDTDSELFKVKWCRGVRRMLIDNNNPVPISSGFVDMLKDIETKGEGVIKKPVEYEKGELVRVMSGPMKDVIGIFDSWDSDEGRVRILVEIVNQRAKVVLHSSMLEKA; via the coding sequence ATGAAAGAATGGTATGTTGTAAACACGAATCCGCGTGAAGAAGTTGTGGCCATTGCCAAACTCAGGCAGGGCGGTTTTGAGGTTTACCAGCCTCTCATGCAGAAGTATGTTTTCCATGCCAGAAAGAAAACGCTTAAAAAAGTGCCCCTTTTCCCGAACTATATTTTTGTCAATTCAGAAGACACCGATTCCGAGCTCTTCAAGGTTAAATGGTGCCGCGGGGTCAGGCGGATGCTTATCGACAACAACAATCCCGTGCCGATCTCATCAGGTTTTGTCGATATGCTCAAGGACATCGAGACGAAGGGCGAAGGCGTCATCAAGAAGCCTGTCGAGTATGAAAAGGGCGAACTTGTCAGGGTAATGTCGGGACCGATGAAGGACGTTATCGGAATTTTCGACTCATGGGATTCCGACGAGGGCAGGGTGAGGATTCTCGTTGAGATAGTAAACCAGCGGGCCAAGGTGGTTCTTCATTCTTCCATGCTGGAAAAGG